One Glycine max cultivar Williams 82 chromosome 6, Glycine_max_v4.0, whole genome shotgun sequence DNA segment encodes these proteins:
- the LOC100813476 gene encoding uncharacterized protein, which translates to MGNCQAIDAATLVIQHPNGKVDKFYAPLSATHVMKTNPGHYVALLISTTLCPTKDIQNCPNKSDIKNKNANNPVRITRIKLLKPTDTLVLGQVYRLIKTQEVMKGLKEKQKAKMRQNVPESAHKPDLEKEKVARRSEMEDNKVITKPERARPRITAPTNNGATAKTRFWQPSLQSISEAAS; encoded by the exons ATGGGAAATTGCCAAGCCATCGATGCAGCAACATTAGTGATTCAGCACCCGAATGGGAAAGTAGACAAGTTCTATGCACCTTTGAGTGCCACACATGTCATGAAAACCAACCCTGGTCACTATGTTGCTCTTCTCATCTCCACCACATTGTGTCCAACCAAGGACATTCAAAATTGCCCCAACAAGAGtgacatcaaaaacaaaaacgCCAACAACCCAGTTCGCATAACTCGAATCAAGCTTCTCAAGCCCACTGACACGCTTGTTCTTGGCCAAGTTTATAGACTCATCAAAACTCAAG AGGTCATGAAGGGTCTGAAGGAAAAGCAAAAGGCAAAGATGAGGCAAAACGTGCCAGAGTCAGCTCACAAGCCAGatttggagaaggagaaagtaGCAAGGAGGTCTGAAATGGAGGACAATAAG GTAATTACCAAACCCGAAAGAGCTCGACCAAGGATTACAGCACCAACTAATAATGGTGCCACAGCTAAGACAAGATTTTGGCAACCCTCTTTACAAAGTATCTCAGAGGCTGCCAGCTGA